In the Hordeum vulgare subsp. vulgare chromosome 7H, MorexV3_pseudomolecules_assembly, whole genome shotgun sequence genome, one interval contains:
- the LOC123411400 gene encoding MADS-box transcription factor 55-like isoform X2, which produces MARERRAIRRIESAAARQVTFSKRRRGLFKKAEELAVLCDADVALVVFSSTGKLSQFASSSMNEIIDKYSTHSKNLGKSDQQPAIDLNLEHCKYDSLNEQLAEASLRLRHMRGEELDGLSVGELQQMEKNLETGLQRVLCTKDRQFMQQISDLQQKGTQLAEENMRLKNQMHEVPTASMVAVADVVPEDVHSSDSVMTAVHSASSQDNDDGSDISLKLALPWK; this is translated from the exons ATGGCGCGGGAGAGGCGGGCGATACGGCGGATAGAGAGCGCGGCGGCGCGGCAGGTGACCTTCTCCAAGCGGAGGCGCGGGCTGTTCAAGAAGGCCGAGGAGCTCGCCGTGCTCTGCGACGCCGACGTCGCGCTCGTCGTCTTCTCCTCCACCGGCAAGCTCTCCCAGTTCGCCAGCTCCAG TATGAACGAGATCATTGACAAGTATAGTACTCATTCAAAGAACCTGGGGAAATCTGATCAGCAGCCGGCTATTGATTTAAAT TTAGAGCACTGCAAGTATGACAGTTTGAATGAACAACTTGCAGAAGCAAGTCTTCGACTTAG ACACATGAGAGGTGAGGAACTTGACGGACTAAGTGTCGGTGAGTTGCagcagatggaaaagaatctCGAAACAGGATTGCAGAGGGTGCTTTGTACAAAG GACCGGCAATTCATGCAACAAATTAGTGACCTGCAACAAAAG GGAACACAGCTGGCAGAGGAAAATATGCGCTTGAAAAACCAA ATGCATGAGGTGCCAACTGCTAGCATGGTGGCCGTTGCCGATGTTGTCCCTGAAGATGTCCATTCATCTGACTCTGTGATGACGGCAGTACATTCGGCAAGCTCGCAGGACAATGACGACGGTTCTGATATATCCCTTAAACTAGC GTTACCTTGGAAGTAA
- the LOC123411400 gene encoding MADS-box transcription factor 55-like isoform X1, which yields MARERRAIRRIESAAARQVTFSKRRRGLFKKAEELAVLCDADVALVVFSSTGKLSQFASSSMNEIIDKYSTHSKNLGKSDQQPAIDLNLEHCKYDSLNEQLAEASLRLRHMRGEELDGLSVGELQQMEKNLETGLQRVLCTKDRQFMQQISDLQQKGTQLAEENMRLKNQMHEVPTASMVAVADVVPEDVHSSDSVMTAVHSASSQDNDDGSDISLKLAFFFTQQVTLEVRSAGRQTTMSP from the exons ATGGCGCGGGAGAGGCGGGCGATACGGCGGATAGAGAGCGCGGCGGCGCGGCAGGTGACCTTCTCCAAGCGGAGGCGCGGGCTGTTCAAGAAGGCCGAGGAGCTCGCCGTGCTCTGCGACGCCGACGTCGCGCTCGTCGTCTTCTCCTCCACCGGCAAGCTCTCCCAGTTCGCCAGCTCCAG TATGAACGAGATCATTGACAAGTATAGTACTCATTCAAAGAACCTGGGGAAATCTGATCAGCAGCCGGCTATTGATTTAAAT TTAGAGCACTGCAAGTATGACAGTTTGAATGAACAACTTGCAGAAGCAAGTCTTCGACTTAG ACACATGAGAGGTGAGGAACTTGACGGACTAAGTGTCGGTGAGTTGCagcagatggaaaagaatctCGAAACAGGATTGCAGAGGGTGCTTTGTACAAAG GACCGGCAATTCATGCAACAAATTAGTGACCTGCAACAAAAG GGAACACAGCTGGCAGAGGAAAATATGCGCTTGAAAAACCAA ATGCATGAGGTGCCAACTGCTAGCATGGTGGCCGTTGCCGATGTTGTCCCTGAAGATGTCCATTCATCTGACTCTGTGATGACGGCAGTACATTCGGCAAGCTCGCAGGACAATGACGACGGTTCTGATATATCCCTTAAACTAGC ATTCTTCTTCACTCAACAGGTTACCTTGGAAGTAAGGTCCGCGGGGAGACAGACCACTATGAGTCCATGA